AATTGCCCAAAATCTTCTCATCCTAAATACAAAGCTTTAGTTTCTAAGATAAAAATGATGGAGGATGATATACAGTATGAAATCAAGACCGCTGAGAAGGCTGGTCGCCTGATTACACACGTTGAAATTAAAGCCGCTCTTACTTCCAAGGTAAGCCTGACCCCTTCGGCTGAAAAACCAAATAAGATACTGGCTTATATACAATCCCTTATCGATCATTATGACGCAATTGATAATCCAGGGTATGCAAATGTGTTTTACAACAACAAACTGACCGTGAAAAAACTGCTTAAGGACAAGGATAAGATGTTCCTTGCCTTTACGAAAGCAGACCATGAAGCTTATGAGCGGCAAATCTCTGGGACAAGTGAGTCAACAAGAAGTCATTACCTGAGAACCTACTACCGGGTTTGGAACCTGGCGATTGAAGATGGATTATGCACCAAGGACCACCATCCCAAAAAGTACATTAAATTCAAAGCCTATAAAAGGATCAGGACAAAGAAGAGGTCGATCAAATCAGACTATTGGGAGAGACTGCTTAACCTTAAGCCGGCGAAAGATACGCGGATCTACCGGTCTCACCTGCTCATGCAGTTTATGTATTATGCAAGGGGAATGAATTTTAATGACATGATAAAGCTAAAAAAAGAACAGTTTGTCAATAATGGCATAGTTTATAAACGCTCCAAGAATAAACGGAACTATGATTTTGAATTGCATCCGGAGGCTGTACGGATCATCAATTTATTTGAAGAGTTTCACGAGCAGTCTGATGCGGGCTATATTTTTCCTTTTATCATGAAAGAACATGATACGGCTAAGAAAATTGATGTAAGAATTGATTCCGCTTTAAAGGATTTTAATGAAGATGCTAAAGCTATGGCGGAGGCTGTCGGATGGAATAAACAATTTACCTCAAATGCCCTGCGCCATGGGTTCGCCAGCCATTTAAATGAGGCGGACGTCGATATCAAAATCATCCAGGAGGCGATGGGACACGAAACACAAGCTGATACCCGTATTTATTTAGCAGACTTAGAGGACAGTACTATAACCAATGCTATAAACGGAGCGCTTATTACGCGGGGCAGTAAAAAGAAGCAGGCATCACATCAACCTGCGGCCGAATTGAATGTACAAACTAAAGAGGTTGCTTAGGTTAAATATCCGAGGTTAATATGACCGAGTGGCGGGCTGACTAATAACCTATGCCTATCAAACTTAGTCTCAATAAGGGTGAGTGCATTTTAAAGGCTATCTACCTTTCGATGTCAAAGAAGAGATAAGGAAAATGAAACAAAACTGATGAGGTTTAATTCATCCAATTACCATGCAAAGCGCTTTGGGGAGACGACCACGGTAATTGCGGATTGGTACAGAGACCCAATTATTACGGAATACCTCACACCACCAAAGATAAGTATGGGTCACTGGTTCGAGTCCAGCCTTACGAGCAAAAACTACTAATTCAATATTGGTGGCTTTTTTTATAAATCAAGTTTTTTTACGAGGCTGTAAAATGAATTTTTATAAAAATTGTAGCAGACGAGCTGGCAGAAAGAAAAATCCGCGTAAACATTGTTAGTCCTGGCCCTATTCTGACGCCAAGACTTAAGGTGGAGAATTACATCTACTGAATCGGTTCCCGATCCTACTGGCTTACAATGAAGTATATTTAGATTTAGTAAGGTAATCATCGATTTCCTCAGCGCTGTAATAACAGGTGCCGCCTAATTTTCTAAAAGGTATCTGGCCGCGGTTTCTTAAGTTCTGTAAGGTAATTTCGGATATGCCAAGCATCTCCATGACATCTTGCGTTTTAAGCCATTTCCTGGGTTGTTTGGTGTTGAGTAGGTTTTCGATATCAGACAAAAGTTGCACCCGGAATTTTTCCAGGTCATCAACAGTTAAAACCTGTAGTGACATGTATTATGAAGTGAAAGATTTTTTTAAGTGTAACCGGCAACTATCCGTTACACCCGCAAGGGATTGCGTTGTAATCCGCTACTAGAATTTGCGGTATTGAAGAGGTTAAAAAAATATGTTGCTTCCCGAAACAGGTTTTATCTGCCCCGCTTTTGGCGAATTTCTTCATTGCGTTGTTGCTGAAGCCGGATATTATTTTCTATAATTGCCGGCAGACCTGTTTCCATCAAAGGGATAACTTTAGCGGTCAAATTTTCTGTTATGGGATATTCTCTCAGCAGTTCTGATAAATCAGCCCCATATTCACGGGCGACTGCAAAAGGGTCAAGTTTGAGTTCATTTGGTATTTCAAGAAGCACGACATGCTCCGGAAATTCGGTTAGGTTTTCCGGTGGGATGTAAAGCTCATGCATATGGGTATTAAAAAAGCACAGGTAATTATCACCATAATCGTCCATCTCAAAATCATCAAAGCTGATGTTTTTCCAGGGCTGTTCAGTCTCCCTCATTTGCCTCAATCGCCAGTCCACAGTGAAATCGGTTCCGGCAAAATCGATGTGCGGTAATTTACCTGACTGGCGAATTTTCAAAAGTTCAGCAGCCTTCTGTTGCTGAACCGGGTCTTCCATCCTGATCCTTATTTTCTCAAGCCTTTCCTGCTCGTAGTCATTGATAAGGGCTTTAAGAAATGTGTTAGCAATATATTCCTCCCAACTTTTGTGGGATTGCGGAGAAAGCCGATGATTTTGCATCAGCATATTATCCATTTGAATAATATCTTGTTCGTGCCAGGTTTTAAACTCGGCCATTGCAGCATCGAAATTTTTATGCTCCGCGAATTTTAGAACAAGTTCTCCGCGAAGCAACGGGCCATAAAGATCAATCAGTTCTTTTTCGGTTATTGTCCCGGTTGATTTAAACAGGTGCTGTTTGGTAGTGTCCATAAAAATTAAGTATGGGGTTATGTGTAGCCGATAAGACGAGATAAGTGCAAAATAAAAGTCCCCAAACACTTGCTGTTGGGGACTTTCAACCTAAACCTTATCACAAAAGCGGGATAGAAACCGCTTAGATGTTACAAAAATAAAATATTAATCGGATCAATACTGCTTGATCCCTGGCCCTATTCTTCGCGTCAGTATAATGGGTTTGTGAGCGCTAAAACCAGCGGGGCCAATGGCTTATTTGCTGCCCCAACCGGCATCGGTTGTATGATCACAAGCTTCTGAGCTATCAAACACGCATTGGATCAAATAGCGATCTACATTCAGTGTGATAGAATGATAGGTTAAACTTCCGTCTACACGGCTCCCCAAAGAATGTAAATAATCCATGCGTTCATCCATCACATAGAAATTTCCGAATAATGCGTCACAGTATGAGCAAGACGCCGCAAAATAGCTACTTTTTATCGTGTTACTATATTTATAACCTACAGGTGTAATTTCCTTATCATGCTGTCGGAGTGTAGCGACAAATTCAGCAATTAAGTCAGCCGTATTCCCTTTGATTTGATTTAATGAAACAAGGCTATGGTAATATTGCCAGGTGACGTCATTCCAACTATTTAGTTGCCGATTCGGAAAAACGATTCCGGTCACTGTTTTGATCTCCCTTTGACATTTCCAACAGGTACTGCGCATAATTTCCAGGTTAACCGATTGAAATCCCACCATCGGTCCTGCATAGGTAACCGTAGTATTCCAAATTTTCGCAAACCCGCTGCGCAGATCCTCATAATGAATTCCATCAAAGGTCATTTGAGACTTTTTTTCTCTGCTACAGTTTATCCAAATAAAGTTTGGGCAATGGATCAGTAGCTTTTCAGAAATAAAAACACCTGTGTTTCCTAAACGCATCTCGGCAGTTTCCTCATTGATCACGATCAATAGTGCATCTTTGAAAATAAGATCATCCCTTAATGTTAATAGCTGCTCTTTATTTTCAGGATTTAGGTCTAAAGAAAGCGGCAGCACTACTATGTTAACCAGCTTTTTTTTACCGTCAGTCAGTGCCACAAAAGCATGGCTTATGCTATAGAATTCCTTTTCAGGTGTCTTTTCTTTATAGAAAATTCGCCGGCTATCCGGCAGGCTATTTTGCAGTTCAACAGCTACGAAATCATAAAAATCATCTTTCATTTGTAAGAATTCTTAAATCAACTTGCAAATTAATACGATCCGAAGCGTTCATGGCCGGGACCTTAATAAAAATAACATTAATACTGGCGATGAAATATGGAGTTGCGTATATAATCGTTAAACCTGCGCTGGTACTCCCTTTCCTGATTTATTCTACGTTTTATCACCGAACATCTCCAGGTGCACAAGGCTATGGCCAGGAAGGCGACTGACAGACAGGTCAATGTTTCCTTCCTGGCTTCAGCTGCTTGTGCAACAGTCAATTCAGCTTTGCTGTGTTTTCTGCCTACTGCACCAAAAAAGCAAAACATGGAGATCACACAGGTCAATAATATGTTTCGAATTATAGCTTTCATAACGCTGATTTTTTAATTAAAAATACTAATTTACTTAGTAATGTCCAAGCATTGTTTCAATTTAATTCGTAAATATTATTGTTATGCCGGGCCTGCTGAACCCGCTCCCGTATGGTGTCCGTGATCGCCGATTCCGGGATACCCTGAAACAGTACTGTCTGATTTTCTACATCCGTAGTTTTCAGTGTCAGACACATCAATTTACAGACCAGGAGCACAAATGATTGGGTAATGATGTAATCCTTTACCCTGAACATTTCTACCTGGTCCACCCGCTTAAAGAATATCCCCTGGCTAATCTGGATATATTCTGTTGTTATTAAATACCGGAAACTACGGATATAGAGCAGCCTGTACCAGGCCCCGCCGCAAACGGCGAGGCTGAACAGGATAAAATACGGCGACAGTGTCCAGGCCAGAAAAAGGAAAGCAATGGCCAGTACCATCAGCGGCAACGCCTTAAGAAAAGTATACAGCCTTGCCGGCTTTAATAAGATATCATCGTTCTGTGTCATGTTTTAATTGTTCTAGAAAGGTTGGAGATCCGGCCGCTTTGGCGGTTCGGAAACGGGGCCGAATGCCGAATGCTTCCTGAAAAGTATGCAGGGAAATCTGCTCAGGGATAAAAGCCCGTAAATGATCGCCATGATGGATATGGATTACAGGTTCCCTATAAAGGATCCTGATCGGAATATTTTTAATAGCAGCAGTCAATTTAATATCGGTGATATGCCCGATCAGGTCTTTACCAAATACCAGGATAACTTTTCGTCCAGGGAAATGCTGTCTGAGCCAGTCCCCTTGTTCTGTATGCAGCCTGTTGCCGATCGCCACAAAAGCCAGTTGCTCCAGCCGTGTAAAGCGATGGCGGTTAAGTGTAATAAACGCCATTGCCTCCATAACCGAATAAGTAATGATCAAATGTGTCGCATGGGGCAGCCCTGCCACCCAAAGATTTTGCGTGGAGGGCACAATATGATAACCTGAACCAAAACGTTCAAACTGATCACCATAGCTAAAGGAAAGTTCATTTCCTGCATGAAAAAAGGCCTGGACTTCTAAAGGAATGCCAAGCCCTGTCAAAAGATGATTCATCCTATTACCGGCCTTTGCGCGATTGTCCCCGTTCAAACTCGTGCGGTTTAAATCCATGCTGGTTCTCGATATCCTTGATCGCCTGGTAATAACCGGGGCTTAATTTCCCGGCTGCGATTGGGTCACGTTTCTTGTTGAATAAGGTATTCAACCCTTTAAATACCATATAGGACAAGCCACCATCCATCAGGATGGATGCAACAAGCGCCAGTTTATTGGAGCGGATGCCATGCTTGTCTGTGGCCGAATAGCTGAAGCGGGTGCCGTCCGGGATCTGCACTTCCTTACCCTTTCGGTATTGCTCTTTCTGGGCCTGGGTAAGAAATTCGTTATTGACCATATCCGGGGCCAGGATCTTCTCGGTATCCGAAACGATAAACTCTTTTGTTTCCGTGTCGTATTCAACGAGCATTTCCTTTTTATTGCCATGGTTATCAAGGGCGATCCGAAGCACGCTGCCTACTTCACCCTTTTGCAGTTGCATCGCTTCATTTTTAGTCAGGAGATCCGGAATCTCAGGGTCGCGGTAAATCGGGTGGATCAAAAGGTCCAGCTGGCCCTTTTCATTTGGTTTCAGCGATATTTTGGCATTGATGGATTTGATCTTGATAGTGTCTGTTTCCAGGTCATGCAATTCCATTAAGCTTGTGCGGCGACCTGAAAGCAAAGCTTTCAGGTCATCGACATTTAACAGGAGCTGACCGCCTGAGGCCAGCCCGATAGTCTCCAGATCCTTGAGCGGGAGATCATTTTCGTGAAAAGTTACCGGGTTCATTTATCGACCAATTTTTTGTTGCTGGCCCAGTTCCTCGGACTGGCCTTGTTCTTCCTCCAATACCATTTCCGATTCGCGAGGGTTGGTTTTGGCCTCCAACAGGGATTTATAAAGGCCATATTCCGGCTTCAGTACCTTGCGGGTACCTTCGGCATCTTCCACCTTGATACTTTTGGTCTTATAGGTTTCGAGCACCTTGTAGGTGGTGTCCATATAGGCTATTTCGTCGCCTTTTTTAAAACCGGCTTCGGCACCCTGCTTTTGTTCCCTTTTCTGATTAACGCCTAACAGCAGGTTTGCGATTTTTTGTGCATCCCTGGAAGCTTTGGCAATTTCAAAAGGCTCGTCCTTTAAGATCTTGGCAAAGGTGTTCATGTAGGCGGCCTGCTGGCCAAAGTTATGACCGATCTTTAATTCGCCGCCGATAAGAACAGCCGCGATTGCCGCGCGCATTTCCTCGCGGGCATAATCCATGGAACCGAATTTGCCTTCCATCGGGCGGTTCAGGCGGTCTTCATGGCCGGTCCAGTGTGCCAGCTGATGGATAGCGACCTGCAGGTATTTTACCTCATTGTCAAATTCCTCCGGTTCGGGAAGGAAAATCGCATCGCGCTGCTTGTCGTAAAAGGCTTCCTGCCCGCCGTGAATAATGATCGCCTTGCTGTCCTGGATCAGTTTTGTAGCGCGCTCTGTCGGATCCAGCTTTTGTTCCGAATCCTGCTTTTGCAGGAACTCTTCCAAAGGCATGATATCATTCATTTGCTCGGCGTTAAAAAGGAAGGCCTGGCCGCGCTGCGGTTTATCGAATTCTACCGTTTTGGTTTGTGTCACCCCATCTTTTTTGATGCGGTCGCCTTCTGCGGTGCGGATGGCCTGGATATCGCTTGTTTTCGGGAACTCGATCAGCGTACCTTTTTCATCCTTTTTCACCCAGTTACCGGCGTAACGGGCGGCATCGGCCGACATCCAGCGCGGATCGTCGTGGCGCTGCATGCCGAGGATCAGCGCATTCATGGCGCTGTAGCCTTTACCGGTGGTCGGATTGACGGGTGTGACAAAGGCGGGCAGGCCGTTATCCTTAACCGGTTTTTGAAACAGGGAATTACCCTCCTTGATCTCCGCGATCAGCTTATCTGAAAGCTGAACGGGAAGTGCTTTGAAATTTTTGCTCATTTTCTTGTTTAATTAGCAGTTCGTATAAAAATTTAAGTGGATTGACGTATTTGTGCCTGTAGCAGATACTGAAATGCAGGTGCTCGCCGGTTACTCGCCCGGTTGCTCCGGTGACGCCGATAGGCTCCCCTGAGCTTATACTATCGCCGGGGAAAACGAACACCCTGCTCAGGTGGCCGTAGACCGATTCGACCCCGCCATGAGCCAGCCGCAGATGGAGACCAAGGCCGTCATTATAAGAAGCGGCCGTGACCTTGCCGTCGAGAATCGCATAAACCGTGTCGTGGCGGGCCTTCAGGTCAACGCCGGCATGCAGCGCGTACCCGCCGCTGAGCGGGTGGATGCGGTAACCGTAGTCAGAATTTATTTTCAGGTGTTTGAGCGGAAGACAGACCAGGCAAATGCTGATCAGGGTTTTCAACGGCTGTAGGCTTTGGACAGTTCCTGCTTTTGCGCGGGGCTAATGGATTCTAATACCCTTTCCTGCACACCGGGGTGATCGTTGGCCAGTGCCAGTGCGGCATAAAGTGCCTGCGAGGTTCCCCTGTCCTGCAGCAACATGATCTTGTACATCGCCTTGAAATCATCGAGCGGCATGGATGAACCGTTATTGGTGAGATCGTCAAAAACCTGTTTTTTGTCTTTGAGCATCAGCACCTGCGGGGCGGGATAATAGGCCTCGCCCCCTTCGGGAAAGCGTACATAATTCTCGGTTTCAGACCTGGCATAGGTCAGGACACCAATTTGTCCCTTATTCCTGCCGGTATCGTTTTCCAGATCCGGCTGCACCAGGACGAGTGTCCCGGCTAACGTTGCATTTTCCATAATATTTACTGTTTAAAATTTTACCTGCCTATTTTTCGGGTTGGGGCGATCTCTATCACCTCATTCAGCCGGGTCGTTGCCCAGCGATGGAGTTCCGGGTCATCCTGGACCAGTTCAAAAGCTTGTTTGAGTTGTTTCGCCGATCCGGCTTCCTGCATCCCGGCGATCTTTTGGAGCAATTGCGGTATCGGCGCCCATAAAGAGCCTTTTTTATTCTCCGCCAGTGATTGCAATTCCCCGGGCGTTCTCAGGATAAACAGTGTCTCCGAACGGAAGCAATCGATCTCCTCATCTTCAAAGCGTACCCAGAAATGGTCATCAGCAAACTCTGCAAATTCGATCAGCCCGATCCTGCCCATATAGTCGGAGGACCAGAGTACCGGGCTGACGATGACCATTAAGCCAATGGTATCTTGTTCATTCATGATGTATGTGTTAAAATTTACCTGCCGCGTTTGATGGCCTGATCAAGGCCCAAACTTTTTTCAAGTGTGATTAAAGCGGCTGTGAGGAGTTCCGGGTCTTTTTGGACCATCTCCAGGGCGGTGCGCTGATGTTGCTTTGTGCCGTAATCCAGCAGCAAGGCAATACTTTTCAGGTCTTTGAAGGTATCGACCGACAGCGTCAGCGCATTTTTATGCATAAAATCATAGATCTCACCGGGCTCTTTAAAAGTGAGCAGGGCATCAGCGCTGTACAGGCCCACCTCCTTGTCATCAAAACCGACAAAGAACTCGTCGGTATTTAAAATGGCGGCGGTAATGATCCCGATCTGGCCCTGCTTATTCACCGGGTCATCTTTTAATTCGGGATGTACCAGCAAATAATCCGGTAGCTGCACTTCATTGGTTTCTTCTTTCATTTCTTCATGGTGGCTTTAACAGG
The genomic region above belongs to Mucilaginibacter sp. KACC 22773 and contains:
- a CDS encoding tyrosine-type recombinase/integrase; the protein is MEIAVKPILWTYRKILDTENNYVMGEHEVRIRMTQNRDPKYISTCYSSSIENWDTENNCPKSSHPKYKALVSKIKMMEDDIQYEIKTAEKAGRLITHVEIKAALTSKVSLTPSAEKPNKILAYIQSLIDHYDAIDNPGYANVFYNNKLTVKKLLKDKDKMFLAFTKADHEAYERQISGTSESTRSHYLRTYYRVWNLAIEDGLCTKDHHPKKYIKFKAYKRIRTKKRSIKSDYWERLLNLKPAKDTRIYRSHLLMQFMYYARGMNFNDMIKLKKEQFVNNGIVYKRSKNKRNYDFELHPEAVRIINLFEEFHEQSDAGYIFPFIMKEHDTAKKIDVRIDSALKDFNEDAKAMAEAVGWNKQFTSNALRHGFASHLNEADVDIKIIQEAMGHETQADTRIYLADLEDSTITNAINGALITRGSKKKQASHQPAAELNVQTKEVA
- a CDS encoding helix-turn-helix domain-containing protein, coding for MSLQVLTVDDLEKFRVQLLSDIENLLNTKQPRKWLKTQDVMEMLGISEITLQNLRNRGQIPFRKLGGTCYYSAEEIDDYLTKSKYTSL
- a CDS encoding PH domain-containing protein, giving the protein MTQNDDILLKPARLYTFLKALPLMVLAIAFLFLAWTLSPYFILFSLAVCGGAWYRLLYIRSFRYLITTEYIQISQGIFFKRVDQVEMFRVKDYIITQSFVLLVCKLMCLTLKTTDVENQTVLFQGIPESAITDTIRERVQQARHNNNIYELN
- a CDS encoding DUF4099 domain-containing protein produces the protein MNPVTFHENDLPLKDLETIGLASGGQLLLNVDDLKALLSGRRTSLMELHDLETDTIKIKSINAKISLKPNEKGQLDLLIHPIYRDPEIPDLLTKNEAMQLQKGEVGSVLRIALDNHGNKKEMLVEYDTETKEFIVSDTEKILAPDMVNNEFLTQAQKEQYRKGKEVQIPDGTRFSYSATDKHGIRSNKLALVASILMDGGLSYMVFKGLNTLFNKKRDPIAAGKLSPGYYQAIKDIENQHGFKPHEFERGQSRKGR
- a CDS encoding zincin-like metallopeptidase domain-containing protein codes for the protein MSKNFKALPVQLSDKLIAEIKEGNSLFQKPVKDNGLPAFVTPVNPTTGKGYSAMNALILGMQRHDDPRWMSADAARYAGNWVKKDEKGTLIEFPKTSDIQAIRTAEGDRIKKDGVTQTKTVEFDKPQRGQAFLFNAEQMNDIMPLEEFLQKQDSEQKLDPTERATKLIQDSKAIIIHGGQEAFYDKQRDAIFLPEPEEFDNEVKYLQVAIHQLAHWTGHEDRLNRPMEGKFGSMDYAREEMRAAIAAVLIGGELKIGHNFGQQAAYMNTFAKILKDEPFEIAKASRDAQKIANLLLGVNQKREQKQGAEAGFKKGDEIAYMDTTYKVLETYKTKSIKVEDAEGTRKVLKPEYGLYKSLLEAKTNPRESEMVLEEEQGQSEELGQQQKIGR
- a CDS encoding M23 family metallopeptidase; this translates as MKTLISICLVCLPLKHLKINSDYGYRIHPLSGGYALHAGVDLKARHDTVYAILDGKVTAASYNDGLGLHLRLAHGGVESVYGHLSRVFVFPGDSISSGEPIGVTGATGRVTGEHLHFSICYRHKYVNPLKFLYELLIKQENEQKFQSTSRSAFR